Proteins encoded within one genomic window of Deltaproteobacteria bacterium:
- a CDS encoding iron ABC transporter permease, producing MGRLLLEGIAPGGVFDTAVLEEVLSARSTWRTTGRTLFTAGLGTIVATALGTAFALAVALTDVRAKGALVFCFMLPLMIPPQITALSWIQLFGPSSPLLNALGLAPPPGTPHPMYSREGIALLLGIQHSALVFLAMRAGLRGLPREIVEAARASGAGIARVLRDVVIPVMTPALVAGAALAFVSAVGNFGIPALLGIPARYTVLPTLIYQRLSSFGPTIISEVAVLSIIVGLIAFSGVLLQGWMLRRRDYRTIGPASQPLGFRLGSWRPFVEAASWLVIFFILVAPLTALISTSLVPAYGVTLAPGTATLDNYVEVLARQDATIRAFRNSFFLAGGAAVTLVGVSLVLAYFVTRRRSRILGALNLAAELPYALPGVVLAIAAILIFLKPLPLLGFSIYNTVWIIFAAYLARFLTLSLRPVISGYHQLDPTLEEAAQMAGATLMYRLGTVMMPLLAPIAVAGGIVVFLTAFNELTVSALLWSSGAETLGVIVFNLDDGGYTTLAAAVAVVAVLVVLLLMLATQVIARRLPRGVLPWEA from the coding sequence ATGGGGCGGCTTCTGCTGGAAGGCATCGCCCCGGGCGGCGTGTTCGATACCGCGGTCCTCGAAGAAGTCCTGTCGGCGCGTTCGACGTGGCGGACCACGGGGCGCACCCTTTTCACGGCCGGCCTGGGCACCATCGTCGCCACCGCTCTGGGCACGGCGTTTGCGCTGGCGGTGGCGCTCACCGACGTGCGCGCGAAAGGGGCTCTGGTCTTTTGCTTCATGTTGCCCTTGATGATCCCGCCCCAGATCACCGCGCTCAGTTGGATACAGCTCTTCGGTCCTTCGAGCCCGCTGCTCAACGCGCTCGGCCTCGCGCCGCCGCCGGGCACGCCGCACCCCATGTATTCGCGCGAGGGCATCGCCCTGCTTCTCGGGATCCAGCACTCCGCGTTGGTGTTCCTGGCCATGCGGGCCGGTTTGCGCGGCCTGCCACGAGAGATCGTCGAGGCCGCCCGCGCCTCCGGCGCCGGCATCGCCAGGGTGCTGCGCGATGTGGTCATTCCCGTGATGACGCCGGCGCTGGTGGCCGGCGCCGCGCTGGCGTTCGTGTCGGCGGTGGGCAACTTCGGCATTCCCGCCCTGCTCGGGATTCCGGCCCGCTACACGGTGCTCCCGACACTCATTTATCAGCGGTTGTCGAGCTTCGGACCCACCATCATCTCCGAGGTCGCGGTGTTGTCGATCATCGTGGGTCTGATCGCGTTTTCGGGCGTTCTGCTCCAGGGCTGGATGTTGCGGCGGCGCGACTACCGGACCATCGGACCGGCGTCCCAACCCCTCGGCTTCAGGCTGGGGAGTTGGCGGCCGTTCGTCGAGGCGGCGAGCTGGCTCGTGATCTTCTTCATTCTGGTGGCGCCCTTGACGGCGTTGATCTCGACCTCGCTGGTGCCCGCCTATGGCGTGACGCTCGCGCCCGGCACGGCGACCCTGGACAACTATGTCGAGGTGCTTGCGCGGCAGGACGCGACGATTCGTGCGTTTCGCAACAGTTTTTTCCTGGCGGGCGGGGCCGCCGTGACGCTGGTGGGCGTCTCGCTGGTATTGGCCTACTTCGTGACCCGGCGGCGCAGCCGCATCCTCGGCGCCCTGAACCTGGCGGCGGAGCTTCCCTACGCGCTTCCGGGGGTCGTCCTCGCCATCGCCGCCATTCTGATCTTCCTGAAGCCGCTGCCGCTGCTCGGCTTCAGCATCTACAACACGGTGTGGATCATTTTCGCGGCGTACCTGGCCCGTTTCCTGACGTTGAGTCTGAGACCGGTGATCAGCGGCTACCACCAACTCGACCCCACCCTCGAGGAAGCGGCGCAGATGGCGGGAGCCACCCTGATGTACCGGCTGGGCACGGTGATGATGCCGCTGCTTGCGCCGATTGCCGTGGCGGGGGGGATCGTCGTGTTCCTGACCGCGTTCAACGAACTGACCGTATCGGCCCTGCTGTGGTCGTCGGGCGCGGAGACGCTTGGTGTCATCGTCTTCAACCTGGACGACGGCGGCTACACGACGCTGGCGGCCGCGGTCGCGGTGGTCGCGGTGCTGGTCGTGCTGCTGCTGATGCTGGCGACGCAGGTGATCGCGCGGCGGCTGCCCCGCGGTGTCCTGCCATGGGAGGCGTAG